The following are encoded in a window of Clarias gariepinus isolate MV-2021 ecotype Netherlands chromosome 8, CGAR_prim_01v2, whole genome shotgun sequence genomic DNA:
- the LOC128528962 gene encoding glycine N-acyltransferase-like protein 3 isoform X1, which produces MKLLNKEELKKAEEVLRHYFPYSQQAYGYVCVLNRKQADPIDVLVDQWPDFSVLLIRPQRRERADLFKLISIYTKDETALKNVLTRTDVLDWKQYFRISVDQRFEEVIKAVAVSRGLPMNKIYVCRVMKLQDPSNLTTKRLPLEISSLNESNMSLVCSTWKYNQGEFSESFIRNMIRNFPSLCVLDAEGQPVSWILTYPFSAMGMLYTMPEHRQKGYAKALVTIMAKKLHSEGYPVYCLIEEDNEPSHRLFTSLGFTADPLYKISGFTFNQA; this is translated from the exons GCATATGGATATGTTTGTGTATTGAATAGAAAACAAGCTGACCCCATAGATGTGCTGGTGGACCAGTGGCCAGATTTTAGTGTGctactcatcagaccacaacGGCGTGAG AGAGCAGACCTTTTTAAACTCATAAGCATTTACACCAAGGATGAAACAGCTCTCAAGAATGTGCTGACCAGGACAGATGTTCTTGATTGGAAGCAGTACTTCCGTATAA GTGTTGACCAGCGCTTTGAGGAGGTGataaaggctgtagcagtgagCAGAGGGTTACcaatgaataaaatttatgtCTGCCGTGTGATGAAATTGCAAGATCCTTCTAATCTCACGACTAAAAG GTTACCGTTAGAAATATCCTCGCTTAATGAATCTAACATGAGTCTGGTTTGCTCCACATGGAAGTATAACCAAGGCGAATTTAGCGAAAGCTTTATCAGGAACATGATAAGGAACTTCCCATCGCTTTGTGTGCTGGATGCAGAGGGTCAGCCGGTGTCATGGATATTAACCTATCCTTTTAGTGCAATGGGAATGCTGTACACAATGCCGGAGCACAGACAGAAAGGTTATGCCAAAGCCCTGGTCACCATAATGGCAAAGAAACTGCATTCAGAGGGTTATCCAGTGTACTGCTTAATTGAGGAGGATAACGAACCATCCCACAGACTCTTTACCAGTTTAGGTTTTACTGCAGATCCATTGTACAAGATCAGTGGTTTTACATTTAATCAAGCATGA
- the LOC128528962 gene encoding glycine N-acyltransferase-like protein 3 isoform X2 encodes MKLLNKEELKKAEEVLRHYFPYSQQAYGYVCVLNRKQADPIDVLVDQWPDFSVLLIRPQRRERADLFKLISIYTKDETALKNVLTRTDVLDWKQYFRVDQRFEEVIKAVAVSRGLPMNKIYVCRVMKLQDPSNLTTKRLPLEISSLNESNMSLVCSTWKYNQGEFSESFIRNMIRNFPSLCVLDAEGQPVSWILTYPFSAMGMLYTMPEHRQKGYAKALVTIMAKKLHSEGYPVYCLIEEDNEPSHRLFTSLGFTADPLYKISGFTFNQA; translated from the exons GCATATGGATATGTTTGTGTATTGAATAGAAAACAAGCTGACCCCATAGATGTGCTGGTGGACCAGTGGCCAGATTTTAGTGTGctactcatcagaccacaacGGCGTGAG AGAGCAGACCTTTTTAAACTCATAAGCATTTACACCAAGGATGAAACAGCTCTCAAGAATGTGCTGACCAGGACAGATGTTCTTGATTGGAAGCAGTACTTCC GTGTTGACCAGCGCTTTGAGGAGGTGataaaggctgtagcagtgagCAGAGGGTTACcaatgaataaaatttatgtCTGCCGTGTGATGAAATTGCAAGATCCTTCTAATCTCACGACTAAAAG GTTACCGTTAGAAATATCCTCGCTTAATGAATCTAACATGAGTCTGGTTTGCTCCACATGGAAGTATAACCAAGGCGAATTTAGCGAAAGCTTTATCAGGAACATGATAAGGAACTTCCCATCGCTTTGTGTGCTGGATGCAGAGGGTCAGCCGGTGTCATGGATATTAACCTATCCTTTTAGTGCAATGGGAATGCTGTACACAATGCCGGAGCACAGACAGAAAGGTTATGCCAAAGCCCTGGTCACCATAATGGCAAAGAAACTGCATTCAGAGGGTTATCCAGTGTACTGCTTAATTGAGGAGGATAACGAACCATCCCACAGACTCTTTACCAGTTTAGGTTTTACTGCAGATCCATTGTACAAGATCAGTGGTTTTACATTTAATCAAGCATGA